From the Clostridiales bacterium FE2011 genome, one window contains:
- the rpsS gene encoding 30S ribosomal protein S19 produces MSRSVKKGPYVEPALMKRITEMNASGKKAVVKTWSRSSTIFPDFVGHTVAVHDGRKHVPVYVTEDMVGHKLGEFAPTRTFRGHAGDKNSARK; encoded by the coding sequence ATGAGTCGTTCCGTAAAGAAGGGCCCTTATGTAGAGCCCGCGCTGATGAAGCGCATCACCGAGATGAATGCGAGCGGCAAAAAAGCGGTCGTGAAGACCTGGAGCCGTTCCAGCACGATCTTCCCGGACTTTGTGGGCCATACCGTTGCTGTGCATGACGGCCGGAAGCATGTTCCGGTTTATGTAACAGAGGACATGGTCGGTCATAAGCTGGGCGAGTTCGCCCCCACCCGCACCTTCCGCGGCCACGCCGGGGACAAGAACAGCGCGCGGAAGTAA
- the rplV gene encoding 50S ribosomal protein L22, with protein sequence MATRSKEKAAARKANADKRPQAHAKYIRISPRKVKIVIDLIRGKSVDEAAAILQFTPKAASPVVLKVLNSAIANAVNNQELNRDNLYVAEVYANPGPTLKRYVARSRGSASPMLKRTSHISVVLDQK encoded by the coding sequence ATGGCTACCCGTTCGAAAGAAAAGGCAGCGGCCCGTAAGGCGAACGCCGACAAGCGTCCCCAGGCTCATGCCAAGTACATTCGCATCTCTCCTCGGAAGGTGAAGATCGTGATCGATCTGATCCGCGGGAAGAGCGTGGATGAAGCCGCAGCGATCCTGCAGTTCACCCCCAAGGCCGCGAGCCCCGTGGTCCTGAAGGTTCTGAACAGCGCCATCGCCAACGCGGTGAACAACCAGGAACTGAACCGTGACAACCTCTACGTCGCCGAAGTGTATGCCAATCCCGGTCCTACGCTGAAGCGCTACGTTGCCCGCAGCCGCGGCAGCGCGTCACCGATGCTCAAGCGCACCAGCCACATCAGCGTGGTGCTGGACCAGAAGTAA
- the rpsC gene encoding 30S ribosomal protein S3 translates to MGQKVNPHGARVGVIYDWSTRWYAGKKDFANNLVEDFKLRKMLKEKYYSTGISHIDIERTAQTMTVNIFTAKPGMIIGRGGAGIEELKKNITEFLGRPCHINVMEIKQPDADAQLVAENIAQQLEKRISFRRALKQAMGRSMKIPGVKGIKTAVSGRLGGADIARSEHYHDGSIPLQTLRANIDYGFSEAKTTYGRLGVKVWIYKGQILPRAKKAPAGKEGK, encoded by the coding sequence ATGGGTCAGAAAGTAAATCCCCACGGTGCACGGGTCGGAGTCATCTATGACTGGAGCACCCGCTGGTACGCCGGGAAGAAGGATTTTGCCAACAATCTGGTGGAAGATTTCAAGCTTCGCAAGATGCTGAAAGAAAAGTACTACTCCACCGGTATCAGCCACATTGATATCGAACGTACGGCGCAGACCATGACAGTGAACATCTTCACTGCCAAGCCCGGCATGATTATCGGCCGCGGCGGCGCCGGCATCGAAGAGCTCAAGAAGAACATCACCGAGTTCCTGGGCCGTCCCTGCCACATCAACGTGATGGAGATCAAGCAGCCCGACGCCGATGCTCAGCTGGTTGCTGAGAACATCGCCCAGCAGCTCGAGAAGCGCATCAGCTTCCGCCGTGCTCTGAAGCAGGCCATGGGCCGCAGCATGAAGATCCCGGGAGTCAAGGGTATCAAGACTGCTGTCAGCGGACGTCTGGGCGGCGCCGATATCGCCCGCAGCGAGCACTATCATGACGGATCTATTCCGCTGCAGACCCTGCGCGCGAACATCGACTACGGCTTCTCCGAAGCTAAGACCACTTACGGCCGTCTGGGCGTTAAGGTCTGGATCTACAAGGGCCAGATCCTGCCCCGGGCCAAGAAAGCCCCTGCCGGGAAGGAGGGAAAGTAA
- the rplP gene encoding 50S ribosomal protein L16 translates to MLMPKRVKHRKQFRGRMKGKAQRGNTLAYGEFGLQATEPHWVTSQQIEAARIALTRYTKRGGQVWIKIFPDKPVTAKPAETRMGSGKGAPEYWVAVVKPGRVLFEIAGVSEEVAREALRLASHKLPLKTKLITKATEAAKAAAEVTAKEAGGEEA, encoded by the coding sequence ATGTTAATGCCCAAGAGAGTTAAACACCGCAAGCAGTTCCGCGGCCGCATGAAGGGTAAAGCCCAGCGGGGCAACACCCTGGCTTACGGCGAATTCGGACTGCAGGCCACCGAACCGCACTGGGTTACCAGCCAGCAGATCGAGGCGGCCCGTATCGCCCTGACCCGTTACACCAAGCGTGGCGGTCAGGTATGGATCAAGATTTTCCCCGACAAACCGGTAACGGCCAAGCCCGCCGAGACCCGCATGGGTTCCGGTAAAGGCGCTCCTGAGTACTGGGTAGCCGTGGTTAAGCCCGGCAGAGTGCTGTTTGAAATCGCCGGCGTCTCCGAAGAAGTCGCCCGTGAAGCGCTCCGTCTGGCCAGCCACAAGCTACCTCTGAAGACCAAGCTGATCACCAAGGCAACCGAAGCCGCTAAGGCAGCCGCAGAAGTGACAGCCAAAGAAGCGGGTGGTGAAGAAGCATGA
- the rpmC gene encoding 50S ribosomal protein L29, giving the protein MKANELNAMSKEQLEQKVKELKSELFGLRFQLATGQLQNTMQISQLKRDIARCKTILRQKDEA; this is encoded by the coding sequence ATGAAGGCGAATGAATTGAATGCCATGAGCAAGGAACAGCTCGAGCAGAAGGTTAAGGAACTGAAGAGCGAACTGTTTGGCCTTCGCTTCCAGCTCGCGACGGGCCAGCTGCAGAACACCATGCAGATCAGCCAACTGAAGCGCGATATCGCACGGTGTAAGACGATCCTTCGGCAGAAGGATGAAGCCTGA
- the rpsQ gene encoding 30S ribosomal protein S17, whose protein sequence is MEERGLRKTRIGVVVSDKMDKTCVIQIKTRVRHPLYGKIMNKTSKLKVHDENNECGIGDTIKVMETRPLSKDKRWRLVEIIEKAK, encoded by the coding sequence ATGGAAGAAAGAGGACTTCGTAAAACAAGGATCGGCGTTGTGGTCAGCGACAAGATGGACAAGACCTGTGTCATCCAGATCAAGACCCGCGTCCGTCATCCCCTGTACGGAAAAATCATGAACAAGACCAGCAAGCTGAAGGTTCATGATGAAAATAATGAATGCGGCATCGGAGATACCATCAAAGTGATGGAAACCCGTCCGCTGAGCAAGGACAAGCGTTGGCGTCTCGTTGAGATCATCGAGAAAGCTAAGTAA